From Streptomyces sp. GSL17-111, one genomic window encodes:
- a CDS encoding maleylpyruvate isomerase family mycothiol-dependent enzyme: MTSPQHDVAALRESTDTLLAALEKHADGPTGPDALLTEPSRLPGWTRGHVLAHLARNADALVNVLEGRPMYVSAEARDADIERDAPRPLPAQLDDLRATARRLDEVLARYASGGDGGEDAWQKTVELRNGVTDRAGAIPFRRQVEVELHHLDLDLGHGPDALPAAFTERLIAYLARRFSGNAEVPATELRTDDGRSWRTGRAAEPGGPDGQGDATGPVVVTGSARALACWLAGRTPGTGLTASTGTLPVLPPL, translated from the coding sequence ATGACTTCGCCACAGCACGACGTCGCCGCACTCCGGGAGTCCACCGACACGCTCCTGGCCGCGCTCGAGAAGCACGCCGACGGGCCCACCGGCCCGGACGCGCTGCTCACCGAGCCGTCCCGCCTGCCCGGCTGGACCCGGGGCCACGTCCTCGCCCACCTCGCCCGCAACGCCGACGCCCTCGTCAACGTGCTCGAAGGCCGGCCCATGTACGTCAGCGCCGAGGCGCGGGACGCCGACATCGAGCGGGACGCCCCGCGCCCCCTGCCCGCCCAGCTCGACGACCTGCGGGCCACCGCCCGGCGGCTGGACGAGGTCCTCGCCCGCTACGCGAGCGGCGGCGACGGCGGCGAAGACGCCTGGCAGAAGACCGTCGAACTCCGCAACGGCGTCACCGACCGTGCCGGCGCCATCCCCTTCCGCCGCCAGGTCGAGGTCGAGCTGCACCACCTCGACCTCGACCTCGGCCACGGCCCGGACGCCCTGCCGGCCGCCTTCACCGAGCGCCTGATCGCCTACCTGGCCCGGCGCTTCTCCGGCAACGCCGAGGTCCCCGCCACCGAGCTGCGCACCGACGACGGCCGCTCCTGGCGCACCGGGCGGGCGGCGGAACCGGGCGGGCCCGACGGCCAGGGCGACGCCACCGGCCCCGTCGTCGTCACCGGCTCCGCCCGCGCCCTGGCGTGCTGGCTGGCCGGCCGCACCCCCGGCACCGGCCTCACGGCCTCCACCGGCACGCTGCCCGTCCTGCCACCTCTCTGA
- a CDS encoding gluconeogenesis factor YvcK family protein, with amino-acid sequence MSAVTGRSLRLRRRRLLPGKGQPKVVALGGGMGLSASLTALRRITGDLTAVVTVADDGGSSGRLRTELDVLPPGDLRKALAALCGDDEWGRTWARVVQHRFAGCGDLNGHAVGNLLIVALWEQLGDHVAALDLVGKLLGAHGRVLPMSAVPLQLQAQVRGHDPHRPDETSTVVGQATVALTPGEVREVRLVPADPPAVPEAVEAVLDADWVVVGPGSWFSSVIPHLLVPELLQALTETRARRVLSLNLAPQPGETAGFSPQRHLEVLARHAPKLAFDVVLADQDAVPDQQSLREAAERLGGTVELAAVAAQDSDARHDPVRLAAAYDRIFRMHGRIGPWR; translated from the coding sequence ATGAGCGCGGTCACCGGCCGTTCGCTGCGGCTGCGCAGGCGCAGGCTCCTTCCCGGCAAGGGGCAGCCCAAGGTCGTCGCGCTCGGGGGCGGCATGGGGCTGTCCGCCTCGCTGACCGCCCTGCGGCGGATCACCGGTGACCTCACCGCCGTCGTCACCGTGGCGGACGACGGCGGCTCCAGCGGCCGGCTCCGCACGGAGCTGGACGTCCTTCCCCCGGGCGACCTGCGCAAGGCGCTCGCCGCGCTGTGCGGGGACGACGAGTGGGGCCGGACGTGGGCCCGCGTCGTCCAGCACCGCTTCGCGGGCTGCGGCGACCTGAACGGACACGCCGTGGGCAACCTGCTGATCGTCGCGCTGTGGGAGCAGCTGGGCGATCACGTGGCCGCGCTCGACCTCGTCGGCAAGCTGCTGGGCGCACACGGCCGCGTCCTGCCCATGTCGGCCGTGCCGCTCCAGCTCCAGGCGCAGGTGCGCGGGCACGACCCGCACCGCCCCGACGAGACGAGCACCGTCGTGGGCCAGGCCACCGTCGCGCTCACCCCCGGCGAGGTGCGGGAGGTGCGGCTGGTCCCGGCCGACCCGCCCGCCGTCCCGGAGGCCGTGGAGGCCGTCCTGGACGCCGACTGGGTCGTCGTCGGGCCCGGCTCCTGGTTCTCCTCGGTGATCCCTCACCTCCTCGTGCCCGAGCTGCTCCAGGCCCTCACCGAGACGCGGGCGCGGCGCGTCCTGTCGCTGAACCTGGCACCCCAGCCCGGGGAGACGGCCGGCTTCTCCCCGCAGCGTCATTTGGAGGTTTTGGCCCGACACGCCCCTAAACTCGCTTTCGACGTCGTGCTGGCGGACCAGGATGCAGTCCCCGACCAGCAGAGTCTGCGCGAGGCCGCCGAGCGGCTGGGCGGCACGGTGGAGCTGGCGGCGGTGGCCGCGCAGGACAGCGACGCCCGCCACGACCCGGTACGGCTGGCCGCGGCGTACGACCGTATTTTTCGGATGCACGGAAGGATCGGCCCATGGCGATGA
- the gap gene encoding type I glyceraldehyde-3-phosphate dehydrogenase yields MTIRVGINGFGRIGRNYFRALLEQGADIEIVAVNDLGDTATTAHLLKYDTILGRLKAEVTHTADTITVDGKTIKVLSERNPADIPWGELGVDVVIESTGIFTQREDAAKHLAGGAKKVLISAPAKEEDITVVMGVNNDAYDAGEHHVISNASCTTNCVAPMAKVLDESFGIVKGMMTTVHAYTNDQRILDFPHKDLRRARAAAENIIPTSTGAAKATALVLPQLKGKLDGIAMRVPVPTGSVTDLVVELEREVTKDEVNAAFQKAAEGQLKGILEYTSDPIVSSDIVNWPASCTFDSSLTMVMGKQVKIVGWYDNEWGYSNRLVDLTLFVGNQL; encoded by the coding sequence GTGACGATCCGCGTAGGCATCAACGGCTTCGGCCGCATCGGTCGTAACTACTTCCGCGCACTCCTGGAGCAGGGCGCGGACATCGAGATCGTGGCTGTCAACGACCTGGGCGACACTGCGACCACGGCGCACCTGCTGAAGTACGACACCATCCTGGGCCGCCTCAAGGCAGAGGTCACGCACACCGCCGACACCATCACCGTCGACGGGAAGACCATCAAGGTCCTCTCCGAGCGCAACCCGGCCGACATCCCCTGGGGCGAGCTGGGCGTCGACGTCGTCATCGAGTCCACCGGCATCTTCACCCAGCGCGAGGACGCGGCGAAGCACCTGGCCGGCGGTGCCAAGAAGGTGCTCATCTCCGCCCCCGCCAAGGAGGAGGACATCACCGTGGTCATGGGCGTCAACAACGACGCCTACGACGCCGGTGAGCACCACGTCATCTCCAACGCCTCCTGCACCACCAACTGCGTGGCTCCCATGGCGAAGGTCCTCGACGAGAGCTTCGGCATCGTCAAGGGCATGATGACGACGGTCCACGCCTACACCAACGACCAGCGCATCCTCGACTTCCCGCACAAGGACCTGCGCCGCGCCCGCGCCGCCGCGGAGAACATCATCCCGACGTCCACCGGGGCCGCCAAGGCCACCGCGCTGGTCCTGCCGCAGCTCAAGGGCAAGCTGGACGGCATCGCGATGCGCGTGCCCGTGCCCACCGGCTCCGTGACCGACCTGGTCGTCGAGCTGGAGCGGGAGGTCACCAAGGACGAGGTCAACGCCGCGTTCCAGAAGGCCGCCGAGGGGCAGCTCAAGGGCATCCTGGAGTACACCAGCGACCCGATCGTCTCCTCGGACATCGTCAACTGGCCCGCGTCCTGCACCTTCGACTCCTCGCTGACCATGGTCATGGGCAAGCAGGTCAAGATCGTCGGCTGGTACGACAACGAGTGGGGCTACTCGAACCGTCTGGTCGACCTGACCCTCTTCGTCGGCAACCAGCTGTAG
- a CDS encoding MBL fold metallo-hydrolase, with protein sequence MSYTGKVTVGGPADVHELADLIISKAAVGPMDNNAYLLRCRATGEQLLIDAANESGTLLSLIGADGITGVVTTHRHGDHWQALAEVVEATGAHTYAGRDDAEGIPVPTDVPLADGDTVSFGAVRLTARHLVGHTPGSVALVYDDPHGHPHLFTGDCLFPGGVGNTFGNRDHFVSLLHDVETKLFAELPDETWVYPGHGADTTLGAERPHLAEWRERGW encoded by the coding sequence ATGTCCTACACCGGAAAGGTCACGGTCGGCGGCCCGGCCGACGTCCACGAGCTGGCCGATCTGATCATCTCCAAGGCCGCCGTCGGGCCCATGGACAACAACGCCTACCTGCTGCGTTGCCGCGCCACCGGCGAGCAGCTCCTCATCGACGCCGCCAACGAGTCCGGCACACTGCTCAGCCTCATCGGGGCCGACGGCATCACCGGGGTCGTCACCACCCACCGGCACGGCGACCACTGGCAGGCCCTCGCCGAGGTGGTCGAGGCCACCGGCGCGCACACCTACGCCGGCCGGGACGACGCCGAGGGCATCCCCGTCCCGACCGATGTGCCGCTCGCGGACGGCGACACCGTCTCCTTCGGCGCCGTCCGGCTGACCGCCCGCCACCTCGTCGGCCACACCCCCGGCTCCGTCGCCCTCGTCTACGACGACCCCCACGGCCACCCGCACCTCTTCACCGGCGACTGCCTCTTCCCCGGTGGTGTCGGCAACACCTTCGGCAACCGGGACCACTTCGTCTCGCTGCTGCACGACGTGGAGACCAAGCTCTTCGCCGAACTCCCCGACGAGACGTGGGTCTACCCCGGCCACGGCGCCGACACGACGCTCGGCGCCGAGCGTCCCCACCTCGCCGAGTGGCGCGAACGCGGCTGGTGA
- the whiA gene encoding DNA-binding protein WhiA, with the protein MAMTAAVKDEISRLHVTRTCCRKSEVSSMLRFAGGLHLVSGRIVIEAELDTAIAARRLRRDIEEIFGHKSDLVVMAPGGLRRGSRYVVRVVAGGDQLARQTGLVDGRGRPIRGLPPQVVSGATCDAEAAWRGAFLAHGSLTEPGRSSSLEVTCPGPEAALALVGAARRLQIGAKAREVRGVDRVVVRDGDAIGALLTRLGAHESVLAWEERRMRREVRATANRLANFDDANLRRSARAAVAAGARVQRALEILGEEVPEHLAAAGRLRMEHKQASLEELGALADPPLTKDAVAGRIRRLLAMADKRASDLGLPGTESTLTEEMVG; encoded by the coding sequence ATGGCGATGACGGCAGCGGTGAAGGATGAGATCTCCCGGCTCCACGTGACCCGGACCTGCTGCCGCAAGTCGGAGGTCTCCTCCATGCTGCGCTTCGCGGGCGGGCTGCACCTGGTCAGCGGGCGCATCGTCATCGAGGCCGAGCTGGACACCGCCATCGCGGCAAGGCGGTTGCGCAGAGACATCGAGGAGATTTTCGGACACAAGTCCGACCTGGTGGTGATGGCTCCCGGCGGCCTCCGGCGCGGCAGCCGTTACGTCGTCCGGGTGGTTGCGGGCGGTGACCAGCTCGCCCGGCAGACCGGCCTCGTCGACGGCCGGGGCCGCCCGATCCGCGGTCTGCCACCGCAGGTCGTCTCCGGCGCGACGTGCGACGCGGAGGCCGCCTGGCGCGGCGCGTTCCTCGCCCACGGCTCGCTGACGGAGCCGGGCCGCTCGTCCTCGCTGGAGGTCACCTGCCCGGGCCCGGAGGCCGCGCTCGCGCTCGTCGGCGCGGCGCGCCGGCTGCAGATCGGCGCGAAGGCCCGCGAGGTACGGGGGGTGGACCGTGTCGTGGTCCGTGACGGCGATGCCATCGGGGCGCTGCTCACCCGGCTCGGCGCGCACGAGTCCGTGCTGGCCTGGGAGGAGCGCCGGATGCGCCGGGAGGTCCGCGCCACCGCGAACCGGCTGGCCAACTTCGACGACGCCAACCTGCGGCGTTCGGCGCGCGCGGCCGTGGCGGCCGGCGCCCGGGTGCAGCGGGCGCTGGAGATCCTCGGGGAGGAGGTGCCCGAGCACCTGGCCGCCGCCGGGCGGCTGCGGATGGAGCACAAGCAGGCGTCGCTGGAGGAGCTGGGCGCCCTCGCCGACCCGCCGCTGACGAAGGACGCCGTGGCCGGGCGCATCCGACGGCTGCTGGCGATGGCCGACAAGCGGGCCTCGGACCTCGGGCTGCCGGGCACGGAGTCCACGCTGACCGAGGAGATGGTCGGCTGA
- the uvrC gene encoding excinuclease ABC subunit UvrC, with protein MADPSSYRPSPGQIPESPGVYRFRDEHRRVIYVGKAKSLRQRLSSYFQDVANLHPRTATMVTTAASVEWTVVGTEVEALQLEYTWIKEFDPRFNVKYRDDKSYPFLAVTMNEEFPRVQVMRGAKKKGVRYFGPYGHAWAIRETVDLLLRVFPVRTCSAGVFKRSAQIGRPCLLGYIGKCAAPCVGRISAEDHRDLAEDFCDFVAGRTGTYLRRLEQQMHEAAEEMEYERAGRLRDDIGALRRAMEKQAVVLTDATDADLVALAEDELEAAVQIFHVRGGRVRGQRGWVTDKVEALSSADLVEHALQQLYGEEHGEAVPREVLVPALPEPVEPVAEWLTGRRGARVSLRVPQRGDKRALMETVERNAQQSLALHKTKRASDLTTRSRALEEIAEALDLPSAPLRIECFDVSHLQGDDVVASMVVFEDGLARKSEYRRFQIKSFAGQDDVRAMHEVVGRRFRRYLAERRETGEWAVPEEDDEPLETGSRTADGRPKRFAYPPQLVVVDGGQPQVAAARRALDELGVDDVAVCGLAKRLEEVWVPGDDDPVVLPRSSEGLYLLQRVRDEAHRFAIRYQRGKRSKALKEGPLDAVPGLGEARKQALVKHFGSVRRLRAATVEQICEVPGIGRKTAETVAAALAGSSRPVPAVNTATGEIIDDDER; from the coding sequence ATGGCAGACCCGTCCAGCTACCGGCCGTCGCCCGGGCAGATCCCGGAGTCCCCGGGCGTCTACCGCTTCCGTGACGAGCACCGCAGGGTGATCTACGTCGGCAAGGCCAAGAGCCTGCGGCAGCGGCTCTCGTCGTACTTCCAGGACGTGGCGAACCTGCACCCGCGCACCGCCACGATGGTGACGACGGCGGCCTCCGTGGAGTGGACGGTGGTCGGCACCGAGGTCGAGGCGCTCCAGTTGGAGTACACCTGGATCAAGGAGTTCGACCCCCGCTTCAACGTCAAGTACCGCGACGACAAGAGCTACCCGTTCCTCGCGGTGACGATGAACGAGGAGTTCCCCCGCGTGCAGGTCATGCGCGGCGCCAAGAAGAAGGGCGTGCGCTACTTCGGCCCGTACGGGCACGCCTGGGCCATTCGCGAGACGGTGGACCTGCTGCTGCGCGTCTTCCCGGTGCGCACCTGCAGCGCGGGCGTCTTCAAGCGCTCCGCGCAGATCGGGCGCCCGTGTCTGCTGGGGTACATCGGCAAGTGCGCGGCGCCGTGCGTCGGCCGGATCAGCGCCGAGGACCACCGCGACCTCGCCGAGGACTTCTGCGACTTCGTGGCCGGCCGCACCGGCACCTACCTGCGGCGTCTGGAGCAGCAGATGCACGAGGCCGCCGAGGAGATGGAGTACGAGCGGGCCGGGCGGCTGCGGGACGACATCGGGGCCCTGCGGCGGGCCATGGAGAAGCAGGCTGTCGTCCTCACCGACGCCACCGACGCCGACCTGGTCGCCCTCGCCGAGGACGAGCTGGAGGCCGCCGTGCAGATCTTCCACGTGCGCGGCGGGCGGGTGCGCGGTCAGCGCGGCTGGGTGACCGACAAGGTGGAGGCCCTCAGCAGCGCCGACCTCGTCGAGCACGCCCTCCAGCAGCTCTACGGCGAGGAGCACGGCGAGGCCGTGCCCAGGGAGGTGCTCGTCCCGGCGCTGCCGGAGCCGGTCGAGCCCGTCGCCGAGTGGCTGACCGGTCGCCGGGGGGCGCGCGTCAGCCTCCGCGTCCCCCAGCGCGGCGACAAGCGCGCTCTGATGGAGACGGTCGAGCGCAACGCGCAGCAGTCCCTGGCCCTGCACAAGACGAAACGGGCCTCCGACCTCACCACGCGCTCCCGCGCCCTGGAGGAGATCGCCGAGGCGCTGGACCTGCCGTCGGCCCCCCTGCGCATCGAGTGCTTCGACGTCTCCCACCTCCAGGGCGACGACGTCGTGGCCTCCATGGTCGTCTTCGAGGACGGGCTGGCCCGCAAGAGCGAGTACCGCCGCTTCCAGATCAAGTCCTTCGCCGGGCAGGACGACGTCCGCGCCATGCACGAGGTCGTCGGCCGCCGGTTCCGCCGCTATCTCGCCGAGCGCCGGGAGACGGGCGAGTGGGCGGTCCCGGAGGAGGACGACGAGCCGCTGGAGACGGGCTCGCGCACCGCCGACGGGCGGCCGAAGCGGTTCGCCTACCCGCCGCAGCTCGTCGTCGTGGACGGCGGTCAGCCGCAGGTCGCCGCCGCCCGCCGGGCCCTGGACGAGCTGGGCGTCGACGACGTCGCCGTCTGCGGGCTGGCCAAACGGCTGGAGGAGGTGTGGGTCCCGGGCGACGACGACCCGGTCGTGCTGCCGCGCAGCAGCGAGGGGCTCTACCTGTTGCAGCGGGTGCGCGACGAAGCGCACCGCTTCGCCATCCGCTACCAGCGCGGCAAGCGCTCCAAGGCGCTGAAGGAGGGTCCGCTGGACGCCGTGCCGGGCCTGGGCGAGGCCCGCAAGCAGGCGCTGGTGAAGCACTTCGGGTCGGTCAGGAGACTGCGCGCCGCCACCGTCGAACAGATCTGCGAGGTCCCCGGGATAGGCCGCAAGACCGCCGAGACCGTGGCTGCCGCGCTCGCCGGCTCGTCACGGCCCGTTCCCGCCGTCAACACCGCCACGGGCGAAATCATCGACGATGATGAACGGTGA
- the rapZ gene encoding RNase adapter RapZ: MDQQHTENDTGAHVNAGTPAEGNGAEDLTVPELVIISGMSGAGRSTAAKCLEDLGWFVVDNLPPALIPTMVDLGARSQGNVARIAVVVDVRGRRFFDALKESLATLEAKHVTRRTVFLEASDDALVRRFESVRRPHPLQGDGRIVDGIDAERDLLRELRGDADLVIDTSGLNVHELRAKMDARFAGEEEPELRATVMSFGYKYGLPVDADLVTDCRFLPNPHWVPELRPFTGTSPEVADYVFDQPGAKEFLDRYAELLQLIATGYRREGKRYVTIAIGCTGGKHRSVAMSERLGRRLSAEGVETVVVHRDMGRE; encoded by the coding sequence ATGGACCAGCAGCACACGGAGAACGACACGGGAGCACACGTGAACGCGGGCACGCCGGCCGAGGGCAACGGCGCGGAGGACCTGACCGTCCCCGAGCTGGTCATCATCTCCGGCATGTCCGGGGCCGGCCGCAGCACGGCCGCGAAGTGCCTGGAGGACCTGGGCTGGTTCGTCGTGGACAACCTGCCCCCCGCCCTGATCCCCACCATGGTCGACCTCGGCGCCCGTTCCCAGGGCAACGTCGCCCGCATCGCGGTCGTCGTCGACGTCCGCGGCCGGCGCTTCTTCGACGCGCTCAAGGAGTCGCTGGCCACGCTGGAGGCCAAGCACGTCACCCGCCGCACCGTCTTCCTGGAGGCGTCCGACGACGCGCTGGTGCGCCGCTTCGAGTCCGTGCGCCGCCCGCACCCGCTGCAGGGGGACGGCCGGATCGTCGACGGCATCGACGCCGAGCGCGACCTCCTGCGCGAGCTGCGCGGCGACGCCGACCTGGTCATCGACACCTCCGGGCTCAACGTGCACGAGCTGCGCGCCAAGATGGACGCCCGGTTCGCCGGGGAGGAGGAGCCCGAGCTGCGGGCCACGGTGATGTCGTTCGGCTACAAGTACGGCCTGCCGGTCGACGCCGACCTCGTCACCGACTGCCGCTTCCTGCCCAACCCGCACTGGGTGCCCGAGCTGCGCCCCTTCACCGGCACCAGCCCCGAGGTCGCCGACTACGTCTTCGACCAGCCCGGTGCCAAGGAGTTCCTGGACCGCTACGCGGAGCTGCTCCAGCTCATCGCCACCGGGTACCGCCGGGAGGGCAAGCGCTACGTCACGATCGCCATCGGCTGCACCGGCGGCAAGCACCGCAGCGTCGCGATGAGCGAGCGCCTGGGGCGGCGGTTGTCCGCCGAAGGGGTGGAGACGGTCGTCGTACACCGGGACATGGGACGCGAATGA
- a CDS encoding Rieske (2Fe-2S) protein has protein sequence MTRDEQRRPRRRTALRGAAAGAALAAGGSVLSGCGRPDEPATPPPSTPTAPVELGTADEVPVGGAHAFRDAKVVVSQPEPGRYKAFSAVCTHEGCAMFALRERAIVCSCHGSSFDTTTGEVLTGPAREPLPEIPVRVEGDGLVAG, from the coding sequence GTGACACGTGACGAACAGCGACGCCCCCGCCGTCGGACCGCGCTCCGCGGTGCGGCGGCCGGGGCGGCCCTGGCCGCCGGGGGATCCGTCCTCTCCGGCTGCGGCCGCCCCGACGAGCCCGCCACACCACCGCCGTCGACGCCGACGGCCCCCGTGGAGCTGGGCACCGCGGACGAGGTGCCGGTGGGCGGCGCCCACGCCTTCCGCGACGCCAAGGTCGTCGTCTCCCAGCCCGAACCCGGCCGTTACAAGGCGTTCAGCGCCGTGTGCACGCACGAGGGCTGCGCCATGTTCGCCCTGCGGGAGCGGGCCATCGTCTGCTCCTGCCACGGCAGCAGCTTCGACACGACGACCGGCGAGGTGCTCACCGGACCGGCCCGCGAACCGCTGCCCGAGATCCCGGTCCGGGTGGAGGGCGACGGACTGGTCGCCGGCTGA
- the uvrA gene encoding excinuclease ABC subunit UvrA, with protein MADRLIVRGAREHNLKNVSLDLPRDSLIVFTGLSGSGKSSLAFDTIFAEGQRRYVESLSSYARQFLGQMDKPDVDFIEGLSPAVSIDQKSTSRNPRSTVGTITEVYDYLRLLFARIGKPHCPECGRPIARQSPQAIVDKVLGLEEGSRFQVLSPLVRERKGEFADLFSDLQTKGYSRARVDGRTVQLSDPPKLRKQEKHTIEVVVDRLTVKDSAKRRLTDSVETALGLSGGMVILDFVDLDEDDPQRERMFSEHLYCPYDDLSFEELEPRSFSFNSPFGACPQCTGIGTRMEVDPELIVPDEDKSLDEGAIHPWSHGHNKEYFGRLIGALADALGFRTDVPWAGLPQRARKALLNGHRTQIEVSYRNRYGRERSYTTAFEGAVPFVRRRHSEAESDSSRERFEGYMREVHCPACEGTRLKPIVLAVTVKGRSIADVAAMSISECADFLREMTLTAREKKIAERVLKEVNERLRFLVDVGLDYLSLNRAAGTLSGGEAQRIRLATQIGSGLVGVLYVLDEPSIGLHQRDNHRLIETLVRLRNLGNTLIVVEHDEDTIRTSDWVVDIGPGAGEHGGKVVHSGPLAELLTNEQSMTGQYLAGKRQIPTPLERRETDPDRRLTVVGARENNLRDIDVDFPLGVLTAVTGVSGSGKSTLVNDILYTHLARELNGAKAVPGRHTRVTGDDQVDKVVHVDQSPIGRTPRSNPATYTGVFDHVRRLFAETMEAKVRGYLPGRFSFNVKGGRCENCSGDGTIKIEMNFLPDVYVPCEVCHGARYNRETLEVHYKGKNIAEVLDMPIEEAMDFFEAVPAIARHLRTLNDVGLGYVRLGQSAPTLSGGEAQRVKLASELQKRSTGRTVYVLDEPTTGLHFEDIRKLITVLEGLVDKGNTVIVIEHNLDVIKTADWVVDMGPEGGVGGGLVVAEGTPEEVAAVPASHTGKFLRDLLGERVSDASVNGGTARRKPARKAAAKSSAKKAAATSRARKAGAKRS; from the coding sequence GTGGCCGACCGTCTCATCGTCCGTGGCGCTCGCGAGCACAATCTGAAGAACGTCTCGCTCGACCTCCCGCGCGACTCCCTCATCGTCTTCACCGGGCTCTCGGGATCGGGGAAGTCCTCGCTCGCCTTCGACACGATCTTCGCGGAGGGCCAGCGCCGCTACGTGGAGTCGTTGTCGTCCTACGCACGGCAGTTCCTCGGACAGATGGACAAGCCGGACGTCGACTTCATCGAGGGCCTGTCGCCGGCGGTCTCCATCGACCAGAAGTCGACCTCGCGCAACCCGCGCTCGACGGTCGGCACGATCACCGAGGTCTACGACTACCTACGGCTGCTGTTCGCGCGCATCGGCAAGCCGCACTGCCCCGAGTGCGGCCGTCCCATCGCGCGGCAGTCGCCGCAGGCCATCGTCGACAAGGTGCTCGGCCTGGAGGAGGGCAGCCGGTTCCAGGTGCTCTCGCCGCTGGTGCGCGAGCGCAAGGGCGAGTTCGCGGACCTCTTCTCGGATCTCCAGACCAAGGGCTACAGCCGGGCCCGCGTCGACGGGCGGACGGTCCAGCTCTCCGACCCGCCGAAGCTCAGGAAGCAGGAGAAGCACACGATCGAGGTGGTCGTCGACCGCCTCACCGTGAAGGACAGCGCCAAGCGGCGGCTGACGGACTCGGTGGAGACGGCGCTGGGGCTGTCCGGCGGCATGGTCATCCTCGACTTCGTCGACCTCGACGAGGACGACCCGCAGCGTGAGCGGATGTTCTCCGAGCACCTGTACTGCCCCTACGACGACCTGTCGTTCGAGGAGCTGGAGCCGCGGTCGTTCTCCTTCAACTCCCCCTTCGGCGCCTGTCCCCAGTGCACCGGCATCGGGACGCGCATGGAGGTCGACCCGGAGCTGATCGTCCCCGACGAGGACAAGTCGCTGGACGAGGGCGCGATCCACCCGTGGTCCCACGGGCACAACAAGGAGTACTTCGGGCGGCTGATCGGTGCCCTGGCCGACGCGCTGGGCTTCCGCACCGACGTCCCCTGGGCCGGGCTGCCGCAACGGGCCAGGAAGGCCCTGCTGAACGGCCACCGCACGCAGATCGAGGTCAGCTACCGCAACCGCTACGGACGCGAGCGCTCCTACACGACCGCCTTCGAGGGCGCGGTGCCGTTCGTGCGGCGGCGGCACTCGGAGGCCGAGTCCGACTCCAGCCGGGAGCGCTTCGAGGGCTACATGCGCGAGGTGCACTGCCCGGCCTGCGAGGGGACCCGGCTGAAGCCCATCGTGCTGGCGGTCACGGTGAAGGGGCGGTCCATCGCGGACGTCGCGGCCATGTCCATCAGCGAGTGCGCCGACTTCCTGCGGGAGATGACGCTGACCGCGCGGGAGAAGAAGATCGCCGAGCGGGTCCTCAAGGAGGTCAACGAGCGGCTGCGCTTCCTCGTCGACGTCGGCCTGGACTACCTCTCGCTGAACCGCGCGGCGGGGACGCTGTCCGGTGGCGAGGCGCAGCGCATCCGGCTGGCGACCCAGATCGGCTCCGGCCTGGTGGGCGTCCTGTACGTGCTGGACGAGCCGTCGATCGGCCTGCACCAGCGGGACAACCACCGGCTCATCGAGACGCTGGTGCGGCTGCGGAACCTGGGCAACACCCTGATCGTCGTCGAGCACGACGAGGACACCATCCGTACCTCCGACTGGGTCGTGGACATCGGGCCCGGCGCCGGTGAGCACGGCGGCAAGGTGGTGCACAGCGGGCCGCTGGCCGAGCTCCTGACCAACGAGCAGTCGATGACGGGGCAGTACCTGGCCGGGAAGCGGCAGATCCCGACCCCACTGGAGCGCCGCGAGACCGACCCGGACCGCAGGCTGACGGTCGTGGGCGCGCGCGAGAACAACCTCCGCGACATCGACGTCGACTTCCCGCTCGGCGTCCTGACCGCCGTGACGGGCGTCTCGGGCTCCGGCAAGTCCACGCTGGTCAACGACATCCTCTACACGCACCTGGCGCGGGAGCTCAACGGCGCCAAGGCGGTGCCGGGCCGCCACACCCGGGTGACGGGTGACGACCAGGTCGACAAGGTCGTGCACGTCGACCAGTCGCCGATCGGCCGCACCCCCCGCTCCAACCCGGCCACCTACACCGGGGTGTTCGACCACGTGCGGCGGCTGTTCGCCGAGACGATGGAGGCGAAGGTCCGCGGCTACCTGCCGGGCCGGTTCTCCTTCAACGTCAAGGGCGGTCGCTGCGAGAACTGCTCGGGCGACGGCACGATCAAGATCGAGATGAACTTCCTGCCGGACGTGTACGTCCCGTGCGAGGTGTGCCACGGCGCCCGCTACAACCGGGAGACGCTGGAGGTCCACTACAAGGGCAAGAACATCGCCGAGGTGCTGGACATGCCGATCGAGGAGGCGATGGACTTCTTCGAGGCCGTTCCCGCCATCGCCCGGCACCTGCGCACCCTCAACGACGTGGGGCTCGGGTACGTGCGGCTGGGCCAGTCCGCGCCGACGCTCTCCGGGGGCGAGGCGCAGCGCGTGAAGCTGGCCTCGGAGCTCCAGAAGCGCTCCACGGGCCGCACGGTGTACGTGCTCGACGAGCCGACGACGGGGCTGCACTTCGAGGACATCCGCAAGCTGATCACGGTCCTGGAGGGTCTGGTCGACAAGGGGAACACGGTCATCGTCATCGAGCACAACCTGGACGTCATCAAGACGGCGGACTGGGTGGTGGACATGGGCCCCGAAGGCGGTGTCGGCGGCGGGCTGGTCGTCGCCGAGGGAACGCCGGAGGAGGTCGCCGCCGTCCCCGCCAGCCACACCGGCAAGTTCCTGCGGGACCTGCTGGGCGAGCGGGTCAGCGACGCCTCGGTGAACGGCGGCACGGCGCGCCGGAAGCCGGCGAGGAAGGCCGCCGCGAAGTCGTCGGCCAAGAAGGCCGCCGCCACCTCCCGAGCCCGCAAGGCCGGTGCGAAGCGCTCCTGA